The window CTGCTCAAGACTACCCTGTCTTCACGCCCGTAAGCTTCTCCTtcgcttctttctctctctagaaattacttcttattttccttttttgggtttttctatTCCCTTATCAGTGACTTGTTATTGAAGTCATTTTGCATGTGCTAGTGGTGAATTGGGTGCTTGTGTTTCCCTTTTTATTGAAGTCATTCTGCATGTGCTAGTGATGAATTGGGTGCTCgtgtttccctttttttcttttatttctccaATGCAGAGCCAGCCGGAGAATGCAAAGTTTATTTTACAAGTTTATTTTACGCGTTTCACCTTGGCCAACCTCCATTTCTTATTCTGCTCTGCTTGCATAATTGGAAATTGTGTAGTATAATCTATTCCTTTGCTTCTTTCCTAAGAAAAAGAGTGcggaaatttattaaatatttatctTCACGAAGCTTGATGCCCCGACCTTAGATCCGGTGAACTGAATTCCAAGGTTTTGACAGAGCTATGAAGACGACCCTCTGCCGGGGTACCCTCCGGTTCCAGTGAAGGGTCGAACGATGTCGGGAACTTGGGATGAAATTGGACTGGGACTAGGGAATATGGACGAGAGTGTTATATCCGACTACCGGAAGGAAAATTCGTCTTCGAGAAAGGGCTTCCATTCCCATCTGGCGAGCTTAGAATCGCACGTATGTCCCACCGACGATCAGAAATCAGTCACTGGCTCTTGCACGAACAATCTGGCCATCCCCGAGACCTCCCCTAGGACCGATTTCTACAGGTCGTACCGGAGAAAGAGCATGGATGATTTGAAATCTGTATCGTCCTGCAATAGGTGCAAGCCCGCAGTTATAACCTCTGAACCGGATAATGTCCCCAGGACCAGCAAGAACTCCAACATTGTTGTGCCACTCACGAATCCTCTCTCGTCGGCTCATCCGCAGACGAAGAACCGGGGAGTCTTTTCGTGGTTTCTTCCACggctaaagaagaagaacaagaacgaAAATTccccaaaccgaaccgaatccGAGGAAGTATCTCAGATTTTCAAGGACTTGGGGATAGTTTCGATCGAAACATTGAAGAAAGAGCTGATTGAGGCGAATGAGCATAGAGATGCGGCGCTAATGGAGGTGGCTGAGATGAAATCTTCGCTTGGGGAGCTGAGGCAGAAGCTGGACTACCTGGAGACTTATTGTGAGGGGCTCAAGAAGGCTTTGAGGCAAGCGACACAAGGGAAGGATTCTCAAATTTCCGAAAAGCCCGGGACGTTTCCTCTGAAGGGAAATTCCATAAATGGGAACGAAGAAAGTTTGATGCCTGTGAGCGAGGAAGTAATGACCGAGGGCTTCTTGCAAATGGTGACCGAATCGAGGTTATCAGTGAAGCAATTTTGCAAAACCTTGGTTGGGCAGATCGAAGAGACAGACAGTACCCTAATGGAGAATTTGAATACACTGCTCCGGCCCTATAAGCTTTCTCTGAACTCAAAGTACTCGAAGGCGGTGTTGTACCATCTGGAAGCTATAATAAACCAATCGCTTTACCAGGACTTTGAGAACTGCGTGTTCCAGAAGAACGGTTCACCTAAGATCCTAGACCCTCAACAGGATCGCCAAGCACAGTTTACATCGTTTGTAGCGCTCAGAAATTTAAGCTGGAACGAAGTTCTGAGGAAGGGCACTAAATACTACAGCGAAGAGTTCAGCAAGTTCTGCGATCAGAAGATGAGTTGCATCATCACGACCTTGAATTGGACCAGACCGTGGCCAGAGCAACTCCTGCAAGCGTTCTTTGTGTCCGCCAAATGCATATGGCTGCTTCATCTGCTTGCCTTTTCTTTCAGCCCACCAATCGGGATTTTGAGGGTCGAAGAGAACAGAAGTTTTGATCCGCACTACATGGAGGACATACTCGTGGATCGGCAGAAACAGCACAGTTCGAGCCGGGTGAAGATCATGGTGATGCCCGGATTTTATGTTCACGATAGGGTGTTGAGATGCAAAGTTCTTTGCAGGTACAAATCAGGATCATAAGCAATTATATAAATGGCATTTCTTTGTCTGTACCCTTTGTTGTATTCACTTCTTTTGCGCGCGATTTCGAATGGATACAGTCTGTTAAGTCTCACAGTGCATGCAATAAATGGAAAAAGGGGTGCTGTTTAGTGTTTATTGCTTCAATTCCCATACTTTTGCATGTTAGAACAGGAAAGTGTTTAATCTTTTGTATCTACAGTTTGAGAAGGCCTCAGTGAGTCAGATTTGGTTTTACTTATTGTTAGTTGTCACCTACCAGAAAGGTTCAAGTTTGTAGTGAGGCTTTTGGCATTGCTGCATTGCATGACAAATCAGATT of the Eucalyptus grandis isolate ANBG69807.140 chromosome 10, ASM1654582v1, whole genome shotgun sequence genome contains:
- the LOC104421552 gene encoding IRK-interacting protein isoform X1, translating into MAASALSQLFGDQNKGQEVSRQEIQAAIAKALELRALHAALMQGNSPANLRFPAASPAPNSAASSHLSAQDYPVFTPSYEDDPLPGYPPVPVKGRTMSGTWDEIGLGLGNMDESVISDYRKENSSSRKGFHSHLASLESHVCPTDDQKSVTGSCTNNLAIPETSPRTDFYRSYRRKSMDDLKSVSSCNRCKPAVITSEPDNVPRTSKNSNIVVPLTNPLSSAHPQTKNRGVFSWFLPRLKKKNKNENSPNRTESEEVSQIFKDLGIVSIETLKKELIEANEHRDAALMEVAEMKSSLGELRQKLDYLETYCEGLKKALRQATQGKDSQISEKPGTFPLKGNSINGNEESLMPVSEEVMTEGFLQMVTESRLSVKQFCKTLVGQIEETDSTLMENLNTLLRPYKLSLNSKYSKAVLYHLEAIINQSLYQDFENCVFQKNGSPKILDPQQDRQAQFTSFVALRNLSWNEVLRKGTKYYSEEFSKFCDQKMSCIITTLNWTRPWPEQLLQAFFVSAKCIWLLHLLAFSFSPPIGILRVEENRSFDPHYMEDILVDRQKQHSSSRVKIMVMPGFYVHDRVLRCKVLCRYKSGS
- the LOC104421552 gene encoding IRK-interacting protein isoform X2, translated to MSGTWDEIGLGLGNMDESVISDYRKENSSSRKGFHSHLASLESHVCPTDDQKSVTGSCTNNLAIPETSPRTDFYRSYRRKSMDDLKSVSSCNRCKPAVITSEPDNVPRTSKNSNIVVPLTNPLSSAHPQTKNRGVFSWFLPRLKKKNKNENSPNRTESEEVSQIFKDLGIVSIETLKKELIEANEHRDAALMEVAEMKSSLGELRQKLDYLETYCEGLKKALRQATQGKDSQISEKPGTFPLKGNSINGNEESLMPVSEEVMTEGFLQMVTESRLSVKQFCKTLVGQIEETDSTLMENLNTLLRPYKLSLNSKYSKAVLYHLEAIINQSLYQDFENCVFQKNGSPKILDPQQDRQAQFTSFVALRNLSWNEVLRKGTKYYSEEFSKFCDQKMSCIITTLNWTRPWPEQLLQAFFVSAKCIWLLHLLAFSFSPPIGILRVEENRSFDPHYMEDILVDRQKQHSSSRVKIMVMPGFYVHDRVLRCKVLCRYKSGS